In one Cyclopterus lumpus isolate fCycLum1 chromosome 24, fCycLum1.pri, whole genome shotgun sequence genomic region, the following are encoded:
- the LOC117727850 gene encoding probable G-protein coupled receptor 132, whose translation MVTGSLSLTNSTGPMACRPPYDEGRLPLVLLYSAVLMVGLPANLLTVYLTWLQVSRKNVLGVYLWSLSLCDLTYLCTLPLWTRYVSAGHSWPWSSAACKLTGYIFFNNMYISIFLLCCISCDRYVAVVYSVESRGLRRQRLATLIAVAIVLLVAVGHVPVFTMREGDAAEGDRRCFEPSQSGATVTGFNYARFAVGFLVPLLVLLGTNCGIMVNVRRSTGLRREQKVRVCWLAVAVVLLFLVCFAPYHVILLVRAVMFHFPQLEDGTCLFERTMYTPYTISLGLSTVNSAINPILYVLSSDNIRKELSRGLLRVWDRAHLRPRSDSSRNKIRPTKNSSELNVVTETERQQGGKPPGN comes from the coding sequence ATGGTGACCGGGTCGCTCTCCCTGACCAACAGCACCGGTCCGATGGCGTGCCGGCCTCCGTACGACGAGGGCCGCCTGCCGCTCGTGCTGCTGTACAGCGCGGTGCTGATGGTCGGACTGCCGGCTAACCTGCTGACCGTCTATCTCACCTGGctgcaggtgagcaggaagaacGTGCTGGGCGTGTACCTGTGGAGCCTGTCGCTGTGCGACCTCACCTACCTGTGCACGCTGCCGCTGTGGACGCGCTACGTCAGCGCAGGTCACTCGTGGCCCTGGAGCTCGGCGGCCTGCAAGCTGACGGGCTACATCTTCTTCAACAACATGTACATCAGCATCTTCCTGCTCTGCTGCATCTCCTGCGACCGCTACGTCGCCGTGGTCTATAGCGTGGAGTCCCGCGGCCTCCGCCGCCAACGCCTCGCCACCCTCATCGCCGTCGCTATCGTGCTGCTGGTTGCCGTTGGCCACGTCCCTGTCTTCACCATGAGGGAGGGCGATGCCGCGGAGGGCGACCGCCGCTGCTTCGAGCCAAGTCAGAGCGGCGCTACGGTGACGGGCTTCAACTACGCCCGCTTCGCGGTGGGCTTCCTGGTCccgctgctggtgctgctggggACCAACTGCGGCATCATGGTCAACGTGCGGCGCAGCACTGGGCTGCGGCGGGAACAGAAGGTGCGCGTCTGCTGGCTGGCGGTGGCGGTGGTGCTGCTCTTCCTGGTCTGCTTCGCCCCATACCACGTCATCCTGCTGGTCCGGGCCGTCATGTTCCACTTCCCCCAGCTGGAGGACGGCACGTGTCTGTTCGAGAGGACCATGTACACGCCGTACACCATCTCGCTCGGCCTGTCCACCGTCAACAGCGCCATCAACCCCATCCTCTACGTCCTGTCCAGCGACAACATCCGCAAAGAGCTGAGCCGAGGCCTGCTGCGGGTCTGGGACCGAGCTCACCTGAGACCACGATCCGACAGCAGCCGGAACAAGATCCGGCCCACCAAGAACTCCTCGGAGCTGAATGTAGTGACCGAGACCGAGAGACAGCAGGGGGGGAAACCACCGGGGAATTGA